One region of Bacillus zhangzhouensis genomic DNA includes:
- a CDS encoding phage holin family protein, with translation MLRWIVSILVNALLLIVIAGYFDSGILPGLGSVYIEGFGAAIVASIILSLLNILVKPFLIILTLPVTVLSLGLFLFVINAITLMMTSSFMGDSFNIDGFGTAIWMAVILSIFHLLIQKGIVEPLAKKN, from the coding sequence ATGCTTAGATGGATCGTCAGTATTTTAGTAAATGCATTACTTTTAATCGTCATTGCTGGATATTTTGATTCGGGTATTCTGCCTGGGCTCGGGAGCGTGTATATTGAAGGGTTTGGCGCAGCCATTGTGGCAAGTATCATTTTGTCCTTGCTCAATATTTTAGTGAAGCCGTTTTTGATCATTTTAACGCTTCCAGTGACCGTTCTTTCACTAGGGTTGTTCTTATTTGTTATCAATGCCATTACACTTATGATGACATCGAGCTTTATGGGAGATAGCTTTAACATTGATGGGTTCGGAACGGCCATTTGGATGGCAGTCATTTTATCCATTTTCCATCTGTTGATACAAAAAGGAATTGTAGAGCCGTTAGCGAAAAAAAACTAA
- a CDS encoding GntR family transcriptional regulator — protein MFIDKQSPIPMYHQIMENLKKQIEDGTLAPDTLIPSEREYAERFGISRMTVRQALSNLVNEGYLYRQKGKGTFVSPKKFEQPLQGLTSFSEDMRQRGLKASSQLIDFKKTACPEHLMPVFQLSNSEAVFELKRIRLANDEPMAIETSYIPERFAGDVTKEHLTGSLYEYIETHTGHVIAHAKQKIEANVASKEEAHLLSILAGDPVLSITRTTFFQQDIPFEYVVSVYRGDRYKLIHTMER, from the coding sequence ATGTTTATTGATAAGCAGTCACCTATTCCGATGTACCATCAGATTATGGAGAACTTGAAAAAACAGATTGAGGATGGAACATTAGCACCTGATACACTCATTCCTTCTGAAAGAGAATATGCCGAACGCTTTGGTATTAGCCGAATGACTGTCAGACAAGCCTTATCGAATCTTGTGAACGAAGGATATTTGTATCGCCAAAAAGGAAAAGGCACCTTTGTTAGCCCCAAAAAATTTGAACAGCCGCTTCAGGGCTTAACAAGCTTTTCAGAGGATATGAGGCAGCGAGGACTCAAAGCTTCAAGCCAGTTGATTGACTTCAAAAAAACCGCATGTCCAGAACACTTGATGCCAGTCTTCCAGCTGTCAAATAGTGAAGCTGTATTTGAATTAAAACGCATACGCCTTGCCAATGATGAACCGATGGCGATTGAAACAAGCTATATACCTGAAAGATTTGCAGGAGATGTAACAAAGGAACATTTAACTGGCTCTTTATATGAATATATAGAAACTCACACTGGTCATGTCATTGCTCATGCCAAACAGAAGATTGAAGCCAATGTTGCCTCAAAGGAAGAAGCACACTTGCTGTCTATTCTTGCAGGAGACCCTGTGCTGTCAATAACAAGAACGACTTTTTTTCAACAAGACATTCCATTTGAGTATGTGGTTTCCGTTTATAGAGGGGACCGTTATAAGCTTATTCATACAATGGAAAGATAA
- a CDS encoding metallophosphoesterase, whose translation MVNVSRQIMLLCFFIILFCFSQPALAGPFLQTEVNLPDKPFSPFVFDQFHVNVRPVQGKSHDLQFRASISDQEQILSANLYYQQSDELGYRLIPMDRLPGMKPEFTAKIPPDQLWNPTVRYYTEFLTQKSVIKTAEKSVHLNGFEEDLSHIPDLFITEIVVNSKNRKGKDAFEFIEVYNTTHAPISLKHYQLRYRNPAQGIEMDDVYSFHTNPVTISPGKPYVFWLRKKGQEHLTAADFNAMYKSQLKEGEHLSIIESDGLSNSKSRLVSITTNIGEEISSAAFRLKPSWFSEHKSLLFKYPMDGTTQTKLISKIEEEPTPGKVLKVQIPSEKKEISQDIHKPVIEDMTVRKPVKPTESIEIKADVQDNQAMKTVKLRYRTNRKDAFKEILLQKDQNDRLFHHIIYSPELIGKEQLEYQLEASDGENETKTLKKTIDVEQVSKAHGLRFNVEEGDTVSGLFSLKATSDQKKGIELRIDGKRNHQVSSALEADPYIAFDVKGTNLYFKNGVSIGKRLLSVFDDSTKVYRTYTMSIPEEEIKMAGLQTISFHAGTKSSPMDRLSGENHDDFELKNVRMILSNGTQIQPINAKPQKEWRMGDGGNAKKVRTFQFEIPKEAYVSTYMKWDTRRLKEGTHLIEAKTSDEHASVRVNVDNTGPRIKANVQEKDQYKGAFTLKAKVTDRWSDIEELKAYVDGKAVSLPYQTSSSQLKPGKHTFTIKAKDAAGNMSTLKKEFKTVHEHPETPERVADKTKMKSSKQTVLTKDPTNDKLDYSFYRAYQYTSLHPSMKIFKYVAETEPPKSYLQKGEMTFSDQERNRIAFVDGKAVETKDLQRFPYHRFQIKVHHDVHEKDVIEAVWKGSSLSGRKVTMYAWNHQQEKWDKIIHHFAKDQKEFYLKGLLSVRQYMKNQTFDLLVQDEISKLQKPYKMVWMSDTQYYAKSYPHIFRQMVEWIRDQREKLNIQYVFHTGDIVDDSKDKQWDRADTFMRVLDENHIPYGVLAGNHDVRHKDGFYAEYGKYFGEKRFADKPYYGESYRNNKGHYDLISAGGNDYMMVYMGWGIKQDEIDWLNRVISEHPDRIVILNFHEYLLVSGNRSPIGDLIFHQVVKRHPNIVAVFSGHYHGASRKVDELDDDHDGKVDRKVYQILADYQSGPEGGQGFMRVITADQEKNQLHFTTYSPYLNQEHFYDPKTYGDQDEFSIDVDLTPQMKSVKTNYFELNVYTNVLLGEARGVKSGKKASFEWKGLKPNEDYYWYTVAKDRFQGKAISPIWKIHTKDDGTKFLRK comes from the coding sequence ATGGTAAACGTGAGCAGACAAATCATGCTTTTATGTTTTTTTATCATTCTTTTTTGTTTCAGTCAGCCTGCTTTAGCAGGGCCTTTTCTTCAAACAGAAGTGAATTTACCGGACAAACCTTTTTCGCCTTTTGTCTTTGACCAATTTCATGTGAACGTCCGCCCGGTTCAAGGAAAAAGTCATGATCTTCAGTTTCGTGCGTCCATTAGTGACCAAGAACAGATTTTGTCAGCGAACTTGTACTATCAACAAAGTGATGAACTGGGGTACCGCTTGATTCCAATGGACCGATTACCAGGAATGAAGCCAGAATTTACAGCGAAAATTCCGCCAGATCAATTATGGAATCCAACTGTTCGTTACTATACAGAGTTTCTTACGCAAAAATCAGTGATCAAAACGGCAGAGAAATCGGTTCATTTAAATGGATTTGAAGAGGATCTTTCGCATATTCCGGACTTATTCATCACAGAAATTGTCGTCAATTCAAAAAATCGAAAGGGTAAAGATGCTTTTGAGTTTATTGAAGTGTATAACACGACACATGCGCCAATCTCTCTTAAACATTATCAGCTCCGCTACCGCAATCCTGCACAGGGCATCGAAATGGATGATGTATATTCCTTCCACACAAATCCAGTCACCATTTCACCTGGAAAACCTTATGTTTTCTGGCTGAGAAAAAAAGGGCAGGAGCATTTAACTGCAGCGGATTTTAATGCCATGTATAAAAGCCAATTAAAAGAGGGCGAGCATCTATCCATTATTGAGAGCGATGGGCTGTCCAACTCTAAATCACGTCTTGTTTCGATCACAACAAATATAGGTGAAGAGATTTCTTCTGCCGCATTTCGTTTGAAGCCATCATGGTTTAGTGAGCATAAATCCTTGCTGTTTAAGTATCCAATGGATGGTACGACGCAGACGAAGCTGATTTCGAAAATTGAGGAAGAGCCGACTCCAGGTAAAGTGCTAAAAGTACAAATTCCATCTGAGAAAAAGGAAATTTCTCAAGATATCCATAAACCTGTGATTGAAGATATGACGGTGAGGAAGCCGGTGAAACCAACTGAAAGCATAGAGATTAAAGCAGATGTTCAAGATAATCAGGCTATGAAAACCGTCAAGCTGCGCTATCGAACGAATCGAAAAGATGCGTTCAAGGAAATCCTGCTGCAAAAAGACCAAAATGACCGGTTATTTCATCATATTATTTATTCACCTGAGTTGATTGGGAAGGAGCAATTGGAATATCAGCTTGAAGCGTCAGATGGCGAAAATGAAACCAAGACGTTGAAAAAAACGATTGATGTGGAGCAGGTCAGCAAAGCCCACGGTCTCCGATTCAATGTAGAAGAGGGAGATACGGTTTCAGGATTATTTTCATTAAAGGCAACGTCTGATCAGAAAAAAGGCATCGAATTACGGATAGATGGAAAAAGGAATCACCAAGTATCCTCTGCCCTTGAAGCAGATCCATATATCGCATTTGATGTCAAAGGAACAAATTTATATTTTAAAAATGGTGTATCTATAGGTAAGCGTTTACTTTCTGTTTTTGATGATTCGACCAAAGTGTATCGTACCTATACAATGTCAATACCAGAAGAAGAGATAAAAATGGCAGGTCTCCAAACGATCTCTTTCCACGCTGGCACCAAGTCTTCTCCGATGGACCGGCTGTCTGGAGAGAATCATGATGATTTTGAATTGAAAAACGTCAGGATGATCTTATCGAATGGGACACAAATTCAGCCAATCAATGCGAAGCCGCAAAAAGAATGGAGGATGGGAGACGGCGGGAACGCGAAAAAGGTGAGAACGTTTCAATTTGAGATTCCAAAAGAGGCTTATGTTTCAACCTATATGAAATGGGACACAAGAAGGCTGAAAGAAGGGACGCACCTAATTGAGGCCAAAACCTCAGACGAGCATGCTTCAGTACGTGTGAATGTTGATAACACTGGGCCGAGAATTAAGGCCAACGTACAAGAAAAGGATCAATACAAAGGCGCCTTTACATTAAAAGCGAAAGTAACGGATCGTTGGAGTGACATAGAGGAGTTGAAGGCATATGTAGATGGCAAAGCAGTTTCTTTGCCATATCAGACGTCCTCTAGTCAATTAAAGCCTGGGAAGCACACGTTTACGATTAAAGCAAAAGACGCAGCTGGTAACATGTCGACGTTAAAAAAAGAGTTCAAAACGGTACATGAGCATCCAGAAACACCAGAACGGGTGGCAGATAAGACGAAAATGAAATCATCAAAGCAAACTGTGCTTACCAAGGATCCAACGAATGATAAGTTAGATTACTCTTTTTATCGTGCCTATCAATATACATCGCTGCATCCTTCAATGAAGATTTTTAAGTATGTAGCAGAGACAGAACCGCCAAAGAGCTATCTCCAAAAAGGAGAAATGACCTTTTCTGATCAAGAAAGGAACCGTATTGCATTTGTTGATGGGAAGGCAGTTGAAACGAAGGATTTACAGCGTTTTCCTTATCATCGTTTTCAAATTAAGGTTCATCATGATGTGCATGAAAAGGATGTCATCGAAGCTGTATGGAAAGGGAGTTCACTGTCAGGGAGAAAGGTGACAATGTACGCATGGAACCATCAGCAGGAAAAGTGGGATAAAATCATTCATCACTTTGCCAAGGATCAAAAGGAATTTTACCTGAAAGGGCTGCTGTCAGTCAGACAGTACATGAAGAATCAAACGTTTGATTTGCTAGTACAGGATGAAATCAGCAAATTGCAAAAGCCGTATAAGATGGTATGGATGTCTGATACTCAATATTATGCAAAGAGCTATCCTCATATTTTTAGACAAATGGTCGAATGGATCAGAGACCAGAGAGAAAAATTAAACATTCAATATGTGTTCCATACAGGCGATATTGTAGATGATTCAAAGGATAAACAATGGGACCGCGCTGATACATTTATGCGTGTATTAGATGAGAATCACATCCCTTATGGTGTTTTAGCAGGAAATCATGATGTTAGACACAAGGACGGTTTTTATGCGGAATACGGGAAATATTTCGGGGAAAAACGCTTTGCTGATAAGCCTTACTATGGTGAATCCTATCGAAACAATAAAGGTCATTATGATCTCATCTCTGCCGGCGGAAATGATTATATGATGGTGTATATGGGGTGGGGGATTAAGCAAGATGAAATTGATTGGTTAAACCGTGTAATTTCTGAGCATCCAGATCGTATCGTCATTTTAAATTTCCATGAGTATTTGTTAGTGAGCGGCAACCGAAGCCCGATTGGCGACCTCATTTTCCATCAAGTCGTGAAACGCCATCCTAATATTGTGGCAGTTTTTAGCGGCCACTACCACGGAGCAAGCAGGAAAGTAGATGAGCTTGATGACGATCATGATGGAAAAGTAGACAGGAAAGTATATCAAATACTCGCCGATTATCAATCAGGACCTGAAGGTGGTCAAGGGTTTATGAGGGTGATAACAGCCGATCAAGAAAAAAATCAGCTTCATTTTACGACATACTCTCCTTACTTGAATCAAGAGCATTTTTACGATCCTAAAACGTATGGAGACCAGGATGAATTTTCAATCGATGTGGATTTGACACCGCAAATGAAATCTGTCAAAACCAATTATTTTGAACTCAATGTGTATACGAATGTTCTTCTAGGAGAGGCGCGCGGCGTAAAAAGCGGCAAAAAAGCGAGCTTTGAGTGGAAGGGATTAAAACCAAATGAAGATTATTATTGGTACACTGTAGCAAAAGACCGCTTTCAAGGAAAAGCCATTTCACCTATATGGAAAATTCATACAAAAGATGATGGAACAAAATTTCTTAGGAAATAA
- a CDS encoding PspC domain-containing protein, protein MKKLYRSATDKKIAGVVGGLAEYFGVDASLLRILTVIIGFLTAFMPIFLIYFIWYFVVPEEGIK, encoded by the coding sequence ATGAAGAAGCTTTATCGTTCAGCAACAGATAAAAAAATAGCGGGCGTTGTTGGTGGACTTGCAGAATATTTCGGTGTGGATGCATCCCTGCTTCGCATTTTAACCGTCATCATCGGATTTTTGACAGCATTTATGCCGATCTTCCTGATCTACTTCATCTGGTATTTTGTTGTTCCGGAAGAAGGCATTAAATAA
- the nagB gene encoding glucosamine-6-phosphate deaminase has protein sequence MNIIEFESKDQLGKEAAAIIASTITAKPNAVLGLATGGTPIDTYKELIQLHQAHQLSFKQTKTINLDEYAGLDPEHENSYMTYMKRHLFDHIDLPKDQYFLPNGTAAHLEKECLRYDQLIEDVGGIDLQLLGIGQNGHIGFNEPGTPFNSKTHVVQLDENTRQANARYFSSIDEVPTHAITMGIANILSSKKILLLASGKSKAKVIQYLEQAEIHPDFPASALKLHEDVTVLIDREAGSLR, from the coding sequence ATGAACATCATCGAATTTGAAAGCAAGGATCAATTAGGCAAAGAAGCAGCTGCCATTATTGCAAGTACAATAACTGCTAAACCCAATGCCGTACTCGGCCTAGCAACGGGCGGTACACCTATTGATACTTACAAAGAGTTAATTCAACTTCATCAAGCGCATCAATTATCTTTCAAGCAAACAAAAACAATCAATTTAGATGAATATGCAGGACTTGATCCAGAACACGAAAATAGTTATATGACCTACATGAAACGTCACTTATTCGACCATATTGATCTCCCTAAGGATCAGTATTTTCTTCCAAATGGCACAGCAGCTCATTTAGAAAAGGAATGCTTAAGATATGACCAGCTCATTGAGGATGTAGGCGGCATCGATCTTCAGCTCCTTGGAATCGGTCAAAATGGACATATCGGTTTTAACGAACCTGGTACCCCTTTCAACTCAAAGACTCATGTCGTGCAGTTAGATGAAAACACGAGACAGGCTAACGCAAGATACTTTTCTTCTATTGATGAGGTACCGACACATGCCATCACAATGGGAATTGCGAACATTCTTTCAAGCAAAAAGATTCTCCTTCTTGCTTCAGGAAAATCAAAAGCGAAAGTGATACAATATTTAGAACAGGCAGAGATTCATCCAGACTTCCCAGCATCTGCACTGAAACTTCATGAAGATGTAACGGTTTTGATTGATCGAGAAGCTGGATCACTACGCTAA
- the nagA gene encoding N-acetylglucosamine-6-phosphate deacetylase, with protein sequence MSGSLLLSRIHIVTKTKIIENGFVGLRDGKIDYISTSPPTGNYEKVYISRENFYLLPGMIDLHIHGGYGADMMDATAEAMNTLADNLPSEGTTSFLATTITQNHHEIEQALKNVAQWKQSNEELAGSQAQCIGIHLEGPFISKVKAGAQPVQWIKQPDIPLFKKWLDAAEQLIRIVTFAPEEDTDFAFLSLLQEKNIIPSIGHTNAHHDMINLAAKHGARHVTHLYNALSSFQHREPNAVGAALTNENLYTELITDGIHSHPLSIKLAYLAKGSDRLIMITDSMRAKGLGNGTYEFGGQTVTVSGEKALLDDGTLAGSILRMKDGVKRMKQLTNCDWTEIAKMTSTNAAAQLGLDQQLGSIEVGKLADLVIWDESGELMMTICRGQIVFEKKEANH encoded by the coding sequence ATGAGCGGTTCTTTATTACTCTCCAGGATTCATATTGTGACAAAGACAAAGATCATTGAAAACGGTTTTGTCGGTTTACGCGATGGCAAGATTGACTATATTTCAACATCCCCACCGACAGGAAATTATGAAAAAGTATATATTTCCCGGGAAAACTTTTATTTACTCCCCGGAATGATTGATCTTCACATCCATGGCGGATATGGTGCAGACATGATGGATGCGACAGCAGAAGCGATGAATACACTCGCTGACAACCTTCCATCAGAAGGAACGACAAGTTTTTTAGCGACAACCATCACACAAAACCATCATGAGATTGAGCAGGCGCTTAAAAATGTCGCACAGTGGAAACAAAGTAATGAAGAACTAGCAGGAAGTCAGGCACAATGTATAGGAATCCACCTAGAAGGTCCATTTATTTCTAAAGTTAAGGCAGGGGCACAGCCTGTTCAATGGATTAAACAACCCGATATTCCGCTTTTTAAAAAATGGCTGGATGCAGCTGAACAACTCATTCGAATTGTCACGTTTGCGCCTGAGGAAGACACAGATTTTGCATTTCTTTCCTTGTTACAGGAAAAGAACATTATCCCTTCTATTGGACATACAAATGCCCATCATGACATGATTAATTTAGCAGCTAAGCATGGTGCACGCCATGTCACGCATCTTTATAATGCACTGAGTTCGTTTCAGCACCGTGAACCGAATGCTGTAGGTGCTGCTCTTACGAATGAGAACCTTTATACAGAGCTGATCACAGATGGGATTCACTCCCACCCTCTTTCCATCAAGCTTGCGTATTTGGCAAAAGGAAGTGATCGTTTAATCATGATCACAGACTCGATGCGTGCAAAAGGACTCGGGAATGGCACGTACGAATTTGGCGGTCAGACGGTCACAGTCAGCGGCGAAAAAGCATTGCTGGACGATGGTACACTTGCAGGATCGATTTTGCGAATGAAAGATGGTGTCAAACGGATGAAACAGCTCACAAATTGTGATTGGACAGAGATTGCGAAGATGACCTCAACCAATGCGGCCGCTCAGTTGGGACTTGATCAACAGCTCGGTTCCATCGAAGTTGGAAAACTAGCCGATTTGGTGATTTGGGATGAATCTGGTGAACTGATGATGACGATCTGCCGTGGACAAATCGTCTTTGAAAAAAAGGAGGCCAACCACTAA
- a CDS encoding DUF4097 domain-containing protein, with amino-acid sequence MNEKERILKLVEDGVLSAKEAITLLEKLEEGQAVSLEKSTNDHTFHEEKAGESKGNGTENLGAKLFGWLDSAVKKVRDVDLDLNFGQSVDVEHIFQFKDALLSHLDIQLANGSLNVMPWDDRDIRAECHAKIYRAEDGEQARQQFLNQLDCGLEGDKFFIRSEKKTMKVNVTLYVPRKEYDKIKIKLFNGPIRGEKLKTKELAAKTTNGVVSFASLQSEKVGIETANGQIKLADHECGMIEVETINGLIDLRGKSESIDAQSFNGNIAVQLSDEKCRSIYAKTTTGSVDVQIPRACAVTAELKSNLGSISHDLLDAEMIKEKNETLQKEKMIKANQQAGHSISIFAETKTGSIQVKHQSDKE; translated from the coding sequence ATGAATGAAAAAGAACGAATTTTAAAATTAGTAGAAGACGGGGTATTATCAGCAAAAGAAGCAATTACGCTGCTGGAAAAATTAGAAGAAGGTCAGGCAGTCTCATTAGAAAAGTCTACGAATGATCACACCTTTCATGAAGAGAAAGCTGGAGAGAGTAAAGGAAACGGCACCGAAAATCTTGGGGCGAAGCTGTTTGGCTGGCTAGATTCTGCGGTCAAAAAGGTAAGAGATGTGGATCTTGATCTGAACTTTGGACAGTCCGTTGATGTTGAGCACATTTTTCAGTTCAAAGACGCCTTGCTCTCTCATTTAGATATTCAATTGGCGAACGGCAGCCTCAATGTGATGCCTTGGGACGATCGAGATATTCGAGCAGAGTGTCATGCGAAAATCTATCGTGCAGAGGATGGAGAGCAGGCAAGACAGCAATTTCTCAATCAATTGGACTGCGGGCTTGAAGGAGATAAATTTTTTATTCGAAGCGAAAAGAAGACGATGAAAGTCAATGTTACTTTATACGTCCCGCGTAAAGAATACGATAAAATCAAGATCAAGCTGTTTAATGGACCGATTCGCGGGGAAAAGCTAAAGACAAAAGAACTTGCCGCGAAAACCACAAATGGTGTTGTCTCTTTTGCCTCGTTACAGTCAGAAAAAGTCGGAATTGAAACAGCAAACGGACAAATCAAACTGGCAGATCACGAGTGTGGTATGATTGAAGTAGAAACCATCAATGGGCTCATAGACCTGCGCGGGAAAAGTGAATCAATTGATGCTCAAAGCTTTAACGGAAATATTGCGGTTCAGTTGTCAGATGAAAAGTGCCGTTCCATCTATGCGAAAACGACAACAGGCAGTGTGGACGTTCAGATTCCGCGTGCATGTGCAGTGACCGCTGAGCTGAAAAGCAATCTCGGGTCTATCTCTCATGATTTACTTGATGCAGAGATGATTAAAGAGAAAAATGAAACATTACAAAAAGAGAAAATGATCAAAGCCAATCAACAAGCGGGGCACAGTATATCCATTTTTGCAGAAACAAAAACAGGTTCAATACAAGTAAAGCACCAATCAGACAAGGAGTGA